A portion of the Stigmatella aurantiaca DW4/3-1 genome contains these proteins:
- a CDS encoding M13 family metallopeptidase, with the protein MSFKPLARVFWAPGALSALLLAGCATSPQNPPPPPPPASAPEASATSASKPSGVEAKNFDTRVRPQDDFYQYVNGGWLQNTQIPADRARYGTFIELLDKSEAALKEIIEEAAAAQDKKPGSDAQKVGDLYQSFMDTQRIESLGLEPIRADLKQVAELKSADALPELFGKLNREGVQAPVALFVGQDAKDATRYIAYITQSGLGLPDRDFYFKQEPRFAEVRTAYQAYVEKLLTLGGEKNAAAAAKAILALETKLAEKSWERARNRDREATYNLKSVAELEKFTPGFSWSRYLKAVGAEKTPAVIVRQPDFFQAMVATLKTTPLPVLRQYLTYKVLDAYAPLLTQAFEDTHFAFRGKTLQGQQEIRPRWKRGVETVEGGMGEAVGQLYVARHFSPESKKRMELLVANLREAFKQGIDQLDWMSPTTKAQAQDKLSKFTVKIGYPDEWKDYSKLEIVPGDLVGNVRRASVFEFQRDLDKLGKPIDRKEWGMTPQTVNAYYNSSLNEIVFPAAILQPPFFNPDADDAVNYGAIGGVIGHEISHGFDDQGSRSDGDGNLRDWWTAEDQAAFKQRTGMLVAQYSQFNPIDTMKVNGELTLGENIGDLSGLTVAWRAYKLSLKDQPAPIIDGFTGDQRFFFGWGQIWRSIFRDEFLRQMLVTDPHSPGPYRVNGVVRNMPEFQQAFGVKEGDGAWLPPEQRVKIW; encoded by the coding sequence ATGAGCTTCAAGCCTCTTGCCCGCGTCTTCTGGGCCCCTGGTGCGCTCAGTGCCCTGCTCCTCGCGGGCTGCGCCACCTCGCCGCAAAACCCTCCTCCCCCTCCTCCCCCCGCCTCCGCGCCGGAGGCGTCCGCCACTTCGGCCAGCAAGCCCAGTGGCGTGGAGGCGAAAAACTTCGATACCCGCGTGCGGCCCCAGGATGACTTCTACCAGTACGTCAACGGCGGCTGGCTCCAGAACACGCAGATTCCCGCCGACCGGGCGCGTTACGGCACCTTCATCGAGTTGCTCGACAAGAGCGAGGCGGCCCTCAAGGAGATCATCGAGGAGGCCGCGGCCGCTCAAGACAAGAAGCCCGGCTCCGACGCGCAGAAGGTGGGCGACCTGTACCAGAGCTTCATGGACACCCAGCGCATCGAGTCCCTGGGCCTGGAGCCGATCCGCGCGGATCTGAAGCAGGTGGCCGAGCTGAAGAGTGCGGACGCGCTGCCCGAGCTGTTCGGGAAGCTGAACCGCGAGGGCGTGCAGGCGCCGGTGGCGCTGTTCGTGGGCCAGGACGCCAAGGACGCCACGCGCTACATCGCCTACATCACCCAGAGCGGCCTGGGCCTTCCGGACCGCGACTTCTACTTCAAGCAGGAGCCCCGCTTCGCCGAGGTGCGCACCGCGTACCAGGCCTACGTGGAGAAGCTGCTCACGCTCGGCGGGGAGAAGAACGCCGCCGCCGCGGCCAAGGCCATCCTGGCGCTGGAGACGAAGCTGGCCGAGAAGAGCTGGGAGCGGGCGCGCAACCGCGACCGCGAGGCCACCTACAACCTCAAGAGCGTGGCGGAGCTGGAGAAGTTCACCCCCGGCTTCTCCTGGTCGCGCTACCTGAAGGCCGTGGGCGCGGAGAAGACGCCCGCCGTCATCGTCCGTCAGCCGGACTTCTTCCAGGCCATGGTGGCCACGCTGAAGACGACGCCCCTGCCGGTGCTCCGGCAGTACCTCACCTACAAGGTGCTCGATGCGTACGCCCCGCTGCTGACCCAGGCGTTCGAGGACACCCATTTCGCCTTCCGGGGCAAGACGTTGCAGGGCCAGCAGGAGATCCGCCCGCGCTGGAAGCGCGGTGTGGAGACAGTGGAGGGGGGCATGGGCGAGGCGGTTGGCCAGCTCTACGTCGCCCGCCACTTCAGCCCCGAGTCCAAGAAGCGCATGGAGTTGCTGGTGGCCAACCTGCGCGAGGCCTTCAAGCAGGGCATCGACCAGCTCGACTGGATGAGCCCCACCACCAAGGCCCAGGCCCAGGACAAGCTGTCGAAGTTCACCGTGAAGATCGGCTACCCGGACGAGTGGAAGGACTACTCCAAGCTGGAGATTGTCCCCGGAGACCTGGTGGGCAACGTGCGGCGCGCCAGCGTCTTCGAGTTCCAGAGGGACCTGGACAAGCTGGGCAAGCCCATCGACCGCAAGGAGTGGGGCATGACGCCGCAGACGGTGAACGCCTATTACAACTCCTCGCTCAACGAGATCGTCTTCCCGGCCGCCATCCTCCAGCCTCCGTTCTTCAACCCCGACGCGGATGACGCGGTGAACTATGGCGCCATCGGCGGCGTCATCGGCCACGAGATCAGCCATGGCTTCGACGACCAGGGCAGCCGCTCCGACGGCGACGGCAACCTGCGCGACTGGTGGACCGCCGAGGACCAGGCGGCCTTCAAGCAGCGCACGGGCATGCTGGTGGCGCAGTACAGCCAGTTCAATCCCATCGACACGATGAAGGTCAACGGCGAGCTGACGCTGGGCGAGAACATCGGAGACCTGAGCGGCCTCACGGTGGCCTGGCGCGCCTACAAGCTGTCACTGAAGGACCAGCCGGCCCCCATTATCGACGGCTTCACGGGCGACCAGCGCTTCTTCTTCGGCTGGGGGCAGATCTGGCGCTCGATCTTCCGGGACGAGTTCCTCCGGCAGATGCTGGTGACGGACCCGCACTCGCCGGGCCCGTACCGCGTCAACGGCGTGGTGCGGAACATGCCGGAGTTCCAGCAGGCCTTCGGCGTGAAGGAGGGCGACGGCGCCTGGCTGCCGCCCGAGCAGCGCGTGAAGATCTGGTAG
- a CDS encoding DUF4846 domain-containing protein, whose translation MNRLALYCLLLGAVLLSPRAEAESHPPTREELARYPWLSPSVSVRPLEAAFPPPAGYTRVAVEPGTFAAWLRGLPLRPPGTPVRDSQGGDILAGEDRRLAAVAELDIGTANLQQCADSIIRLHAEWQWATNQKERIAYRFTSGHLASWSQYAAGNRPRISGSKVAWEPKGPASKTRPTFRAYLDLVFTYAGTLSLQAEKNHPGREDVRPGDFFVAGGNPGHAVLVLDVAHDVKGRRMALLGQGFIPAQDFHVLSPGRQGPWFSLEDPEVATPFWKPFAWSSLRRF comes from the coding sequence ATGAACCGGCTCGCCCTGTACTGCCTCCTGCTTGGTGCTGTGCTGCTCTCGCCCCGCGCGGAAGCGGAGTCCCACCCACCCACCCGGGAGGAGTTGGCGCGCTACCCCTGGCTCTCCCCTTCTGTCTCCGTGCGCCCCCTGGAGGCCGCCTTCCCCCCCCCGGCCGGTTACACGCGCGTGGCGGTGGAGCCAGGAACCTTCGCGGCCTGGTTGCGGGGGCTGCCGCTGCGTCCCCCGGGCACACCCGTGCGGGACTCCCAGGGAGGCGACATCCTCGCGGGAGAGGACAGGCGGCTGGCGGCGGTGGCCGAGCTGGACATCGGCACCGCCAACCTCCAGCAATGCGCTGACTCCATCATCCGGCTCCATGCCGAGTGGCAGTGGGCCACGAACCAGAAGGAGCGCATTGCCTACCGCTTCACCAGCGGCCACTTGGCCTCCTGGTCGCAGTACGCCGCGGGGAATCGCCCGCGCATCTCCGGCTCGAAGGTGGCGTGGGAGCCCAAGGGCCCCGCCTCCAAGACGCGCCCCACGTTCCGCGCCTATCTGGACCTGGTCTTCACCTACGCGGGGACGCTGTCGCTCCAGGCGGAGAAGAACCACCCGGGGCGCGAGGACGTGCGGCCCGGTGACTTCTTCGTGGCGGGCGGCAACCCTGGCCACGCCGTGCTCGTGCTGGACGTGGCGCACGATGTCAAAGGCCGGCGGATGGCGCTTCTCGGCCAGGGCTTCATCCCCGCCCAGGACTTTCACGTCCTCTCTCCTGGAAGACAGGGGCCCTGGTTCTCCCTGGAAGACCCGGAGGTGGCCACGCCCTTCTGGAAGCCCTTTGCCTGGTCCTCCCTGCGCCGATTCTGA
- a CDS encoding putative quinol monooxygenase, translating to MSQSLLVVHVHVHVKPEHVDAFREATLANARQSVKEPGIARFDVIQDTEDRTRFVLVEVYRTAQAPAAHKETAHYQVWRDLVAPMMAEPRTSKKYLNCFPDDAGW from the coding sequence ATGTCCCAGAGTCTGCTGGTCGTCCACGTCCATGTCCACGTGAAGCCCGAGCACGTGGACGCCTTCCGGGAGGCCACGTTGGCCAATGCCCGGCAGAGCGTGAAGGAGCCGGGCATCGCGCGCTTCGACGTCATCCAGGACACCGAGGACCGGACGCGCTTCGTGCTCGTGGAGGTGTACCGGACGGCGCAGGCCCCGGCCGCGCACAAGGAAACGGCGCACTATCAGGTGTGGCGAGACCTCGTGGCGCCGATGATGGCCGAGCCGCGCACGAGCAAGAAGTACCTCAATTGCTTTCCAGACGATGCGGGGTGGTGA
- a CDS encoding iron-containing alcohol dehydrogenase: MRGGEVSGLGFEFATATRILFGAGRMAEAPEVIRSLAGGRILIVTGSTPSRAAPLREGLDRLGLSTVVFRVEGEPTLELVREGTATAIAAGCDGVVALGGGSVLDAGKAIAALAANGGDPLDYLEVIGRGRPLTQPSVPLVAIPTTAGTGSEVTRNAVLGSKEARVKASLRSPLMLPRVALVDPDLLAGAPNAVLSSSGLDALSQLIEPFVCSRANPLTDALAREGIRRSARSLRRAVLEELGAPEREDLALASLFGGLCLANAGLGAVHGFAAPVGGMFHAPHGAVCASLLPATLEVNLRALRSRAPSHPAVSRFQEVAALLTGRTEASAEEGIAWVRELCQALSVPGLGHYGLTQAEVPLLVEKARAASSMKANPLVLTDEELSEIALRSL; encoded by the coding sequence ATGCGGGGTGGTGAGGTGAGCGGCCTGGGATTCGAGTTTGCCACCGCGACGCGCATTCTGTTTGGCGCGGGCCGCATGGCCGAGGCGCCCGAGGTGATCCGCTCGCTGGCCGGGGGCCGGATTCTGATCGTCACCGGGAGCACGCCCTCGCGCGCGGCGCCCTTGCGCGAGGGGCTGGACCGGCTCGGGCTGTCCACGGTCGTCTTCCGGGTCGAGGGAGAGCCCACGCTGGAGCTGGTGCGCGAGGGCACCGCCACGGCCATCGCCGCGGGTTGTGACGGGGTGGTGGCGTTGGGCGGCGGGAGCGTGCTGGACGCGGGCAAGGCCATCGCGGCCCTGGCGGCCAATGGCGGGGACCCGCTCGATTACCTGGAGGTGATTGGCCGGGGACGGCCGTTGACGCAGCCGTCCGTGCCCCTGGTGGCCATTCCCACCACGGCGGGCACGGGCTCGGAGGTCACCCGCAACGCGGTGCTGGGCTCAAAGGAAGCGCGGGTGAAGGCGAGCTTGCGCAGCCCCCTCATGCTGCCCCGGGTCGCGCTGGTGGATCCGGACCTGCTCGCGGGCGCGCCCAACGCGGTGCTGTCTTCCAGTGGGTTGGACGCACTCTCTCAGCTCATCGAGCCGTTCGTCTGCTCGCGCGCCAACCCGCTCACGGACGCGCTGGCCCGCGAGGGCATCCGCCGCTCGGCGCGCTCCCTGCGCCGCGCGGTGCTGGAGGAACTCGGTGCGCCGGAGCGGGAGGATCTGGCGCTGGCCAGTCTCTTTGGCGGCTTGTGCCTGGCCAACGCGGGGCTCGGGGCGGTGCACGGCTTCGCGGCCCCGGTGGGGGGCATGTTCCATGCGCCCCATGGCGCGGTGTGTGCGTCGCTGTTGCCGGCCACGTTGGAGGTGAACCTGCGGGCGTTGCGCTCCCGGGCCCCCTCGCACCCGGCGGTCTCCCGCTTCCAGGAGGTGGCGGCGTTGCTCACTGGGCGGACGGAGGCCTCGGCGGAGGAGGGCATCGCGTGGGTGAGGGAGCTCTGCCAGGCGTTGAGCGTGCCGGGCCTGGGCCACTATGGCCTGACGCAGGCAGAGGTGCCCCTGTTGGTGGAGAAAGCCCGTGCGGCGAGCAGCATGAAGGCCAACCCGCTGGTCCTCACGGATGAGGAACTGTCCGAGATCGCCCTCCGCTCCCTGTAA
- a CDS encoding M28 family peptidase, whose protein sequence is MPSPLMSLVLGLSLAMAPAPAPGKPSAQADAERLVATFLGDTPLLRDLQSLTDEIGGRATGSPANLRSVEWALARFREAGIPARKESFTLPALWLERSARATVSGADVRFSPRVAAMPFSTATPPGGLAAPLRDAGHGSEKDFLSLGARAQGAFLLVETQELKNIDDLFREYAEAADIEQRAFAAGAQGVVYMGSRPGNQLYRHNVSVGERNTRPMLVMERDGALRAMRLLRGGAALTLTAEIELQSGPAYESHNVIGEIRGTTRPDEVVVMGAHLDSWDLGTGALDNGANVALLIDVARQMRRLGLKPARTLRFALWNGEEQGMYGSWGYTKTHASELDRHTVAASFDIGCGRITGFFTGGRPELPALVDRALEPVKGLGPFTQVDEPIVGTDNFDFMLQGVANLVANQEPALYGPNYHARSDELDKCDPLQLRLNAATVAALAWGFAQMDEKLPRQSRAQVDALIGSTNLREQMKSFNVYEDWANGKRGRQ, encoded by the coding sequence GTGCCCTCCCCCCTGATGTCCCTCGTCCTCGGCCTCTCCCTGGCCATGGCCCCCGCTCCCGCCCCAGGAAAGCCTTCCGCGCAAGCCGACGCAGAGCGCCTGGTGGCCACCTTTCTCGGGGACACCCCCCTGCTGCGGGATTTGCAGTCCCTGACCGACGAGATCGGCGGAAGGGCCACGGGCTCCCCCGCCAACCTGCGCTCGGTGGAGTGGGCCCTCGCGCGCTTCCGCGAGGCGGGGATCCCCGCCCGCAAGGAGTCTTTCACCCTGCCAGCCTTGTGGCTGGAGCGCTCCGCGCGCGCCACCGTGAGCGGAGCCGATGTCCGCTTCTCCCCCCGGGTGGCGGCCATGCCCTTCTCCACCGCGACCCCACCGGGTGGACTGGCAGCGCCCCTGCGGGACGCGGGCCACGGCTCCGAGAAGGACTTCCTGTCACTCGGTGCGCGGGCCCAGGGGGCGTTCCTGCTCGTGGAGACACAGGAGTTGAAGAACATCGATGATCTGTTCCGCGAATACGCGGAGGCCGCGGACATCGAGCAGCGGGCCTTCGCCGCGGGGGCCCAGGGCGTGGTCTACATGGGCTCACGTCCCGGCAATCAGCTCTACCGGCACAACGTGTCCGTGGGGGAGCGCAACACGCGGCCCATGCTCGTCATGGAGCGGGATGGCGCCCTGCGCGCGATGCGGCTGTTGCGCGGCGGCGCGGCGCTGACCCTGACCGCCGAGATCGAGCTCCAATCGGGCCCTGCCTACGAGAGCCACAACGTCATCGGCGAGATTCGCGGCACCACGCGCCCCGACGAGGTCGTGGTGATGGGCGCTCACCTGGACTCGTGGGACCTGGGCACGGGGGCCCTGGACAACGGCGCCAACGTGGCCCTGCTCATCGATGTGGCGCGGCAGATGCGCCGGCTGGGGCTCAAGCCCGCGCGCACCCTCCGCTTCGCGCTGTGGAACGGCGAGGAGCAGGGGATGTATGGCTCCTGGGGCTACACGAAGACGCATGCGTCCGAGCTGGACCGGCACACCGTGGCGGCCTCGTTCGACATCGGCTGCGGGCGCATCACGGGCTTCTTCACCGGAGGCCGTCCCGAACTCCCCGCCCTGGTGGACCGGGCCCTGGAGCCGGTGAAGGGACTCGGCCCCTTCACGCAGGTGGATGAGCCGATCGTCGGCACGGACAACTTCGACTTCATGCTCCAGGGCGTGGCCAACCTGGTGGCCAACCAGGAGCCTGCCCTCTACGGCCCCAACTACCACGCCCGCTCGGATGAGCTGGACAAGTGCGACCCGCTCCAGCTCCGGCTCAACGCGGCCACCGTCGCGGCGCTCGCCTGGGGCTTTGCCCAGATGGACGAGAAGCTGCCGCGGCAGTCCCGCGCCCAGGTGGATGCGCTCATCGGCTCCACCAACCTCCGGGAGCAGATGAAGTCCTTCAATGTCTATGAGGACTGGGCGAACGGGAAGCGCGGCCGGCAGTAG
- a CDS encoding STAUR_1299 family protein: MSDTDTFLGLAFSKAPSNEANVAISRTRQEQDGEFAEAISYEFMLPDGNIRPYLLERLLPRLVEYLEAKGAKLPGCGRVFLSVFAGDTLYFIHARDAVRQLSEWSGLSIDELRRRYRS, from the coding sequence ATGAGCGACACCGACACCTTCCTGGGCCTCGCCTTCTCCAAGGCCCCCTCCAACGAGGCCAACGTCGCCATCTCCCGGACCCGGCAGGAGCAGGACGGGGAGTTCGCCGAGGCCATCAGCTACGAGTTCATGCTCCCGGATGGAAACATCCGCCCCTACTTGCTCGAGCGCCTCCTGCCGCGTCTGGTGGAGTACCTCGAAGCCAAGGGCGCGAAGCTGCCGGGGTGTGGACGGGTGTTCCTCTCCGTGTTTGCCGGAGACACGCTGTACTTCATTCACGCCCGGGATGCCGTGCGGCAGCTCTCCGAGTGGAGTGGCCTCTCCATCGACGAGCTGCGGCGCCGCTACCGTTCCTGA